From Bacillus horti, the proteins below share one genomic window:
- a CDS encoding dynamin family protein — translation MTENNGAFEETSSGKLKETLLTITEQMKAAGDEKTVIKLEEILDKLRDQFLNIGFCGHFSAGKSTMINRLVGKPLLPASPIPTSANLVQIRFGEPRAVIHMTDGEKLQIDVDQIEQWKSYCKNGQEVERVEIFDSEPLLEGGLQLLDTPGIDSTDDAHQEATEAALHLADIVFFVTDYNHVQSEMNFEFIRTLKEKGKTLVFIINQVDKHREEELSFEGFQSKLKGGLKEWGIQVDAILYASMKHPSHPLNQFEQVNHLFDYMKANKKELIMWHAMANIQAVLKEHEQIIQEQTLEDAQEKVELIVQLKHDLNWEQQSNWFNAYVNSSEAAEAWKTEVRKEAAKLIDNAIITPYVTTQLAQKYIESRQRNFKVGVLFAGKKTEQERKQRLDDLFIDVSNRIESQIEWHVKELLKRAAERLGIQDQKLLIEFMDWKVPFTEQVLSSKVQEGVVSQEYVYTYTKEVVQEIKRLTLVQLEKEIGKGQEYLMQQHAEAYAPYQDQLEQYNHMKKLEDELSKQEEQVQQQIAVLVQRIQKLQATQSKEPDLQTVLQAAQKSMAVSKANERDVQPNIKTGSLEGEQKEGLNETKEIGADSSLGADADAPPIKLGTAVENMSSLNSAKLLEQAAMLLTDTKGILQRISSASTLVRDMEEKAVRLKENRFTVCLFGAFSAGKSSFANALLGEHVLPVSPNPTTAAINQVLPPTEDHPSGTAVIRMKRKEQIEEEIRTALERLQLPVKENMLNSLQSVRTIDPHSLRTSLKPYFTFLTATLKGWQEAEEHLGTEFSVGQEDYSAYVAVEERACFVESIQLYHANAFTAQGIEIIDTPGADSIYSRHTNVTFNYIKHADVIIYVTYYNHAFSRADRQFLDQLGRVKDQFDLDKMFFIVNAADLADSDEELTTVVEHVQDNLLRSGIRFPKIYPASSLRVLQGHRDEGMEEFIRSFYGFVQQDLTQLLLDSAQRDVSYGSKWLHELKRDLNKNQADKEQEMKKLLEQSKEWKLKIGERSYDSYRNELEQEMKEHAHHIKQRLLFKLSEHQQEAFHPSILSGKNVNQQLLLTSLEECMHSILFQLKDELKATSLRMEGFIQKLLQRSYEEGMKNVIQDGIVLSNLTFKVEESGLPMIPEALPAFSEQDKKELLRHFKSGKQFFEGEGRTKLREELEQKVQPVAEQYLDKATTAFISFYHELWQQEEQSYKQKVLKEIDSAVEGKLSVLKGEVKVEELEQIICEYDKVLENRGLLLTAH, via the coding sequence ATGACAGAAAACAACGGAGCTTTTGAAGAAACCAGTTCTGGGAAACTGAAGGAAACGTTACTGACCATAACAGAACAAATGAAGGCGGCTGGCGATGAGAAAACGGTAATAAAACTGGAAGAAATCTTGGATAAATTGAGGGATCAATTTCTTAATATCGGCTTCTGTGGGCATTTTTCAGCGGGTAAATCAACGATGATTAATCGTCTAGTAGGTAAGCCGCTTTTACCTGCAAGCCCTATTCCAACAAGTGCAAACCTAGTGCAAATTCGCTTTGGGGAGCCCCGAGCTGTCATACACATGACGGACGGAGAGAAGCTACAAATTGATGTGGACCAAATTGAGCAGTGGAAGAGCTACTGTAAAAATGGGCAGGAGGTTGAACGAGTAGAAATTTTTGACTCGGAGCCTTTGCTTGAGGGAGGCCTGCAATTACTAGATACACCAGGTATTGATTCAACAGATGACGCTCATCAGGAGGCTACCGAAGCAGCCTTACACTTAGCTGACATTGTTTTCTTTGTTACGGATTATAATCATGTCCAATCGGAAATGAATTTTGAATTTATACGAACACTGAAGGAAAAAGGGAAAACGCTAGTGTTTATCATTAATCAGGTGGATAAACATCGCGAGGAGGAGCTTTCCTTTGAAGGGTTTCAAAGCAAACTAAAGGGCGGCTTAAAGGAGTGGGGGATTCAAGTGGATGCAATCCTCTACGCTTCAATGAAGCATCCAAGTCACCCGCTGAATCAATTCGAACAAGTAAACCATTTATTCGATTATATGAAGGCGAATAAAAAAGAGCTGATTATGTGGCATGCTATGGCTAATATACAGGCTGTATTGAAGGAGCATGAGCAGATAATCCAGGAGCAAACCTTAGAAGACGCTCAGGAAAAAGTAGAGCTTATTGTTCAACTGAAGCATGATCTAAACTGGGAGCAGCAGTCCAATTGGTTCAATGCTTATGTGAATTCCTCTGAGGCAGCTGAAGCTTGGAAAACAGAGGTACGTAAAGAAGCAGCAAAGCTCATAGATAATGCGATCATTACACCTTATGTGACGACTCAGCTAGCTCAGAAATATATCGAAAGCAGGCAAAGGAATTTTAAGGTCGGCGTTTTATTTGCAGGAAAAAAGACAGAGCAAGAAAGAAAACAGCGTCTAGATGACCTATTTATTGATGTATCAAACCGAATTGAAAGTCAGATTGAATGGCATGTCAAGGAGCTGCTTAAGCGAGCAGCAGAGCGTTTAGGGATTCAGGACCAAAAGCTGCTTATTGAATTTATGGATTGGAAGGTTCCTTTTACAGAGCAAGTCCTTTCCTCCAAGGTCCAAGAGGGTGTGGTATCACAGGAATATGTGTATACGTATACGAAGGAAGTCGTTCAGGAAATTAAGCGCTTAACCCTAGTTCAGCTCGAAAAGGAGATAGGAAAGGGTCAGGAATATCTCATGCAGCAGCATGCCGAAGCTTATGCTCCTTATCAGGATCAGCTAGAGCAATATAATCATATGAAAAAGCTGGAGGATGAGCTATCGAAGCAGGAGGAGCAGGTTCAGCAGCAAATTGCAGTTCTTGTTCAAAGGATACAGAAGCTTCAGGCTACTCAGAGTAAGGAACCTGATCTTCAAACAGTCTTACAGGCTGCACAAAAGTCTATGGCAGTATCTAAGGCTAATGAGAGAGATGTTCAGCCGAATATCAAGACTGGGAGTCTAGAAGGAGAACAAAAAGAGGGATTAAACGAAACGAAAGAAATTGGAGCTGATTCTAGCTTAGGCGCGGATGCTGATGCCCCTCCTATCAAACTGGGCACGGCTGTAGAAAACATGTCTAGCTTAAACTCAGCTAAGCTGCTTGAGCAAGCAGCCATGCTGCTAACGGATACAAAAGGTATTTTACAGCGCATTTCATCTGCTAGTACTCTTGTTAGAGACATGGAAGAAAAGGCAGTCCGTTTGAAAGAGAATCGTTTTACCGTTTGTTTGTTCGGAGCCTTCAGTGCGGGGAAAAGCTCCTTTGCTAACGCTTTATTAGGTGAGCATGTGCTACCTGTTTCGCCTAACCCAACAACGGCAGCTATTAATCAGGTGCTTCCTCCAACAGAGGATCATCCCTCTGGCACAGCTGTCATACGAATGAAGCGGAAAGAGCAAATCGAAGAGGAGATTAGGACGGCTCTTGAGCGTCTACAGCTACCTGTAAAAGAGAATATGCTAAATAGCTTGCAAAGCGTTAGAACGATTGATCCACATTCTCTTAGAACGAGCTTAAAGCCGTATTTTACGTTTTTAACTGCTACACTCAAGGGCTGGCAGGAGGCTGAAGAACATCTAGGTACAGAGTTTTCGGTTGGGCAAGAGGATTATTCAGCGTATGTGGCGGTTGAGGAGCGTGCTTGTTTTGTGGAAAGCATCCAGCTTTATCACGCTAATGCTTTTACCGCACAGGGTATTGAAATTATTGATACTCCTGGAGCAGATTCCATTTATTCAAGACATACAAACGTAACGTTTAATTATATTAAGCATGCCGATGTAATTATCTATGTCACTTACTACAATCATGCGTTTAGCCGAGCGGATAGGCAATTTCTTGATCAGCTTGGGCGTGTGAAGGACCAGTTTGATTTAGATAAAATGTTTTTTATCGTGAATGCAGCAGATCTGGCAGATTCAGATGAAGAACTAACGACGGTTGTAGAGCACGTTCAGGATAATTTGTTGCGTTCGGGCATCCGATTTCCGAAGATTTATCCAGCTTCAAGCCTACGTGTGTTACAGGGACATAGGGATGAAGGAATGGAGGAATTCATTCGTTCGTTCTATGGTTTTGTGCAGCAGGATTTAACTCAATTACTGCTTGATTCGGCTCAGAGAGATGTAAGCTATGGAAGTAAGTGGCTTCATGAGCTTAAGCGTGATCTGAACAAAAATCAAGCGGACAAAGAGCAGGAAATGAAAAAGCTCCTTGAACAAAGTAAGGAGTGGAAGCTTAAAATCGGCGAAAGATCCTATGATAGCTATAGAAATGAACTAGAGCAGGAAATGAAGGAGCATGCCCATCATATTAAGCAAAGGCTGCTCTTTAAGCTATCAGAGCATCAGCAGGAGGCGTTCCATCCAAGTATTTTATCAGGGAAAAATGTTAATCAACAGCTGCTCCTTACATCTCTTGAAGAGTGTATGCATTCCATTCTATTTCAGCTAAAGGATGAGCTGAAGGCAACTAGTTTGAGGATGGAGGGCTTTATCCAAAAGCTACTTCAGCGCTCCTATGAGGAAGGAATGAAGAATGTCATTCAAGATGGAATAGTTTTATCTAACTTGACCTTTAAGGTAGAGGAGTCAGGTTTACCAATGATTCCAGAAGCTTTACCTGCTTTTTCTGAGCAGGATAAAAAGGAGCTTTTACGTCACTTTAAATCAGGAAAGCAGTTTTTTGAGGGAGAAGGGAGAACGAAGCTACGAGAGGAGCTGGAGCAGAAAGTCCAGCCTGTTGCTGAACAATATCTCGATAAGGCAACAACAGCTTTTATATCCTTTTACCATGAGCTTTGGCAGCAGGAGGAACAGAGCTACAAACAAAAAGTTCTGAAGGAAATCGATTCGGCTGTAGAAGGAAAGCTCTCTGTATTAAAAGGTGAAGTAAAGGTTGAGGAGCTTGAGCAAATCATATGCGAATATGATAAGGTCTTGGAAAATCGTGGGCTTTTACTGACGGCCCATTAA
- a CDS encoding GNAT family N-acetyltransferase, producing MGWYQKLNQYFPEEEMKKKQQLEDLVRRNTNYKKAETEQYILLYGEYEEFVFVDYVLVDKKARGLGIGSHIFEELKEKEKVIVLEVEPVVENDPDTARREQFYLGNGFKKAEDIIYYRDVGETSEELNQMEVYYWSPQGSESMEDIRNYMIIVYEDIHHFQYDDYFDRQTPDPEELVQIEQSDDSQGMEQQPRA from the coding sequence ATGGGCTGGTATCAGAAGTTAAATCAATACTTTCCTGAGGAGGAAATGAAGAAAAAACAGCAGCTTGAGGATTTAGTGCGCCGTAATACTAATTATAAAAAAGCAGAAACGGAGCAATACATTCTGCTTTACGGTGAATATGAAGAGTTTGTATTTGTGGATTATGTGCTTGTAGATAAAAAAGCACGTGGTTTAGGCATTGGGAGCCATATTTTTGAAGAGCTGAAAGAGAAGGAAAAAGTGATTGTGCTAGAGGTAGAGCCTGTTGTTGAAAATGATCCTGATACGGCAAGACGTGAACAGTTCTATCTAGGAAATGGCTTTAAAAAGGCAGAAGACATTATCTACTACCGAGATGTAGGTGAGACGTCTGAGGAGCTAAATCAAATGGAGGTCTATTACTGGAGCCCACAAGGCTCTGAAAGCATGGAGGATATCCGTAATTACATGATTATAGTCTACGAGGATATCCATCATTTCCAATATGATGACTACTTTGATCGACAGACTCCTGACCCCGAAGAGCTTGTCCAGATTGAACAGTCTGATGATTCTCAAGGTATGGAACAACAACCACGAGCTTAA
- the pepF gene encoding oligoendopeptidase F, which translates to MTTQNQNRLPKRSEVDQAHTWDLTLVFKSDQEWEDTFQYVRGSLPKFKELEGTLGSSADALFQALTLRDEIAQKARKVYLYAHLKKDQDSTNSTYVGLEDRAKSLNVDTLSAFSFIEPEILSISEDTLHSFLDSHEDLKLYKQHLSEMTRNRDHVLSSAEEAIIAQVGDLAGAPATIFSMINNADMKFPSVKDENGEEKELTHGRYITFMESEKREVREEAFKAMYSSYRKQKNTLAATLNAKVKGDIFYAKVRKYPSALEAAVHKDNVPVAVYTNLIDTMHEYLPVFHRYVSLRKKLLKLDELNLFDVYVPLVKDTDIKYSYEDAKKVVKESLHPLGENYLEVVEEAYQNRWIDVYENEGKRSGAYSSGTFGTPPYILLNYQENLDNVYTLTHEMGHSAHSYYSRAEQPFIYSGYSIFVAEVASTLNEALLTDHLLKQSDDPKKKLYILNHLLDSFRATVFRQTMFAEFEMLIHNLVEQGQALTAETLSKLYYDLNVKYFGPDMVVDQDIELEWSRIPHFYYNFYVYKYATGFAAATALSKQILEEGQPAVDRFLSFLKSGSSDYPIEVLKKAGVDMTSPEPIRQALEVFEDTLNQFEELAEQHLK; encoded by the coding sequence GTGACAACTCAAAACCAAAATCGTTTACCTAAAAGATCTGAGGTAGATCAAGCTCATACATGGGATCTCACTCTTGTTTTTAAATCTGACCAAGAGTGGGAGGATACGTTCCAGTATGTGCGTGGGAGTCTACCTAAATTTAAAGAGCTTGAAGGAACACTTGGCTCTTCAGCTGACGCTCTTTTTCAAGCCCTTACGCTTAGAGATGAGATTGCCCAAAAGGCCAGAAAAGTTTATTTATACGCTCATCTAAAAAAGGATCAAGACAGCACAAATTCTACTTATGTAGGGCTTGAGGATCGCGCAAAAAGCCTGAATGTAGATACTTTATCTGCTTTTTCCTTCATAGAGCCTGAAATTCTTAGCATTAGTGAGGACACTCTACACTCATTTCTAGATTCACATGAGGATTTAAAGCTTTATAAGCAGCATTTGTCAGAGATGACTCGAAACCGAGATCATGTATTATCTAGTGCCGAGGAGGCTATTATTGCTCAAGTAGGCGATTTAGCTGGAGCACCAGCAACGATCTTTTCCATGATCAACAACGCAGATATGAAATTTCCGTCTGTAAAGGATGAAAATGGGGAAGAAAAAGAGCTAACTCATGGTCGATATATCACTTTTATGGAGAGTGAGAAGCGTGAGGTAAGGGAAGAAGCGTTTAAAGCGATGTATTCTTCCTATAGAAAACAGAAAAATACGCTTGCTGCAACCCTTAATGCTAAAGTAAAGGGAGATATCTTCTATGCCAAGGTTAGGAAATATCCATCAGCTTTAGAGGCTGCTGTGCATAAGGATAACGTTCCAGTGGCTGTATATACCAACTTAATTGATACAATGCATGAGTATCTTCCAGTTTTCCATCGCTATGTTTCTTTACGAAAGAAGCTATTGAAGCTAGACGAGTTAAACCTATTTGATGTCTACGTTCCTTTAGTGAAGGATACGGATATCAAGTATTCGTATGAGGATGCCAAAAAGGTAGTGAAAGAATCCCTACATCCGTTAGGTGAGAACTATCTTGAGGTGGTTGAAGAAGCGTATCAAAATCGCTGGATTGATGTGTATGAAAATGAAGGAAAAAGAAGTGGAGCGTATTCAAGTGGAACGTTTGGAACTCCTCCTTACATCCTTTTAAATTATCAGGAGAATCTTGATAATGTGTACACATTAACACATGAGATGGGTCATTCTGCCCACAGCTACTACTCAAGAGCAGAGCAGCCGTTTATTTACTCAGGCTATTCTATTTTTGTGGCTGAGGTTGCATCTACGCTGAATGAAGCCCTTTTAACCGATCATTTATTAAAACAATCCGATGATCCAAAGAAAAAGCTGTATATCCTGAACCACCTACTTGATTCATTTAGAGCGACTGTATTCCGTCAAACGATGTTTGCTGAGTTTGAAATGCTTATTCACAATCTGGTGGAGCAGGGTCAGGCACTTACGGCAGAAACCTTATCCAAGCTGTACTATGATTTGAATGTGAAGTATTTTGGACCAGATATGGTCGTTGATCAGGATATTGAACTAGAATGGTCTAGAATCCCTCATTTTTATTATAATTTCTACGTGTATAAGTATGCGACTGGCTTTGCAGCCGCTACAGCGTTAAGCAAACAAATCCTTGAGGAAGGGCAGCCTGCTGTTGACAGATTTCTGTCCTTCTTGAAGAGTGGAAGCTCTGATTATCCAATTGAGGTTTTGAAAAAGGCTGGAGTAGATATGACTTCACCTGAACCGATCCGTCAAGCATTAGAGGTATTTGAAGATACACTTAACCAATTTGAGGAGCTTGCTGAGCAGCATCTTAAATAG
- a CDS encoding carbohydrate kinase family protein, translating into MSSYDVVVIGTIFVDIKGFPQLSYDPRGRNIGNVHFYHGGVGRNIVETMAQLEVKTAFASTVDSSALGQEVMERLKAKDIETSFVQEVEQGMGMWLAILNEQGDLAGSISQMPSHDNMEEAILSKVDEFVAASSAVALEIDLTERIAEAVVEKALQMERPIYALPGNLAVILKRKDLFQHVQCFICNDVEATKITGISLGSDIQVRAAAEALLALGMKQVVVTLGEKGCFYADATTKDQGFVAPIPTDVVDTTGAGDSFFAGTVAALSKGQSLEDAVLQGTRVAAATISSTESTCQNLQEKLQEY; encoded by the coding sequence ATGAGCTCTTATGATGTCGTTGTTATTGGTACCATTTTTGTTGATATAAAAGGCTTTCCGCAACTTAGCTATGACCCTCGTGGACGCAATATAGGGAATGTTCATTTTTACCATGGTGGCGTTGGGCGAAACATAGTGGAAACGATGGCTCAGCTTGAGGTTAAAACAGCCTTTGCTTCTACAGTAGATTCTAGTGCTTTAGGTCAAGAGGTAATGGAAAGGCTGAAAGCAAAAGACATTGAGACATCCTTTGTTCAAGAGGTAGAGCAAGGGATGGGGATGTGGCTGGCTATATTAAATGAGCAGGGGGATCTAGCTGGTTCTATTTCCCAAATGCCTTCCCATGACAATATGGAGGAAGCTATTCTAAGTAAGGTTGACGAATTTGTAGCGGCCAGTTCTGCTGTTGCGTTAGAAATTGATCTAACCGAAAGGATTGCAGAGGCTGTGGTTGAAAAGGCGCTGCAAATGGAGCGCCCGATCTATGCTCTTCCAGGAAATCTAGCTGTAATCCTTAAAAGGAAGGATTTATTCCAGCATGTGCAGTGCTTCATCTGTAATGATGTCGAAGCCACTAAAATCACGGGAATATCTCTAGGCTCTGATATACAGGTGAGAGCGGCAGCAGAGGCTTTACTGGCTCTAGGTATGAAACAGGTTGTTGTCACTTTGGGTGAAAAAGGCTGCTTCTATGCAGATGCTACAACGAAGGATCAGGGCTTTGTTGCTCCCATTCCAACGGATGTCGTTGATACTACAGGGGCAGGGGATTCCTTCTTTGCTGGGACTGTAGCCGCCCTTAGTAAAGGGCAATCCTTAGAGGATGCTGTGCTTCAAGGTACAAGAGTGGCTGCTGCGACCATTTCTTCTACTGAGAGCACCTGTCAGAATTTGCAGGAGAAATTACAAGAGTATTGA
- a CDS encoding globin, which yields MNTPENTLYIRMGGEATLQKLVTLFYDKVAKHPDLAPIFPDDLTLTAEKQYKFLSQFFGGPPLYSQEYGHPMLRARHLPFEITPTRAKAWLACMHETLDQMELDKQVKDEMLSRFTTTAYHMMNTPE from the coding sequence ATGAATACACCCGAAAATACATTATATATAAGAATGGGAGGAGAAGCTACTCTTCAGAAGCTTGTCACCCTTTTCTATGATAAAGTAGCCAAGCATCCAGATCTTGCCCCTATTTTTCCTGATGATCTAACGCTGACCGCAGAAAAACAGTATAAATTTCTATCCCAGTTTTTTGGCGGGCCCCCATTGTATAGCCAAGAGTATGGTCATCCTATGTTACGTGCTAGACATCTTCCCTTTGAAATTACACCTACTAGGGCCAAAGCATGGCTAGCCTGCATGCATGAAACCTTAGACCAGATGGAGCTTGATAAACAGGTAAAGGACGAGATGCTTTCTAGATTCACCACTACGGCTTACCATATGATGAATACTCCTGAATAG